Below is a genomic region from Argopecten irradians isolate NY chromosome 14, Ai_NY, whole genome shotgun sequence.
TGAATTGTGTTTTCAACCTTTTAAATTGGTACAAGCAGAAGATTATAGTTGAATGTTGCTTTCTCATACTCCTATTAATTTGGAATGGAAAACTTCTAAATAAAAGAATTTTGAACACTGATAATTGTATAACTGTtccaaaaatatacatatggaAAGAAGTTAATGGATCTTTATCTTGAGTGTGGTAAAGTGGGTTAAAAGCAAATATCTGCTAGTTGGTGACATTTATGTAAAATCACTTTTTTGGTAACAATCCAATCAGTTGTTTGTAACTAGTAGCATCCCCAATACTCCAGATATAATTTTCActcgttatatctacccctggactTTATCActttctcatagtaaaactgaaagcagTTCAGAAGCTGACCCATCACAGATCTGCTGGTATTTCCATTGAAGATTACAGGGATAGTGACATCAAACTTCAAAGCCTCACATGTACAGTTAGCCACAGAGTACACTTAATGTTCAATTCTtaaaatgtacatcaaatgactacaTAATTTACTTGCTCGTTGGCTGTCAAACACCAGAACTTTCAGTTTGTTATGACATAGggcaggggtggatataacatgatagcaacccatggaatatcgaggatggactagctagtagtgatttaaaggaagaGCGATGGACAGACATGCTGTACAATCAAGGAACTGAAACATAActtttcaaagtaaaatttttagcccaccatcatcagatggtgggctattcaaatcgcctttcgtccatggcccgtccgtccgttaacaattcttgttaccgctatttctcagaaagtactgaagggatctttctcatattgcatatgtcggttcccctaggaccctagttatgcatattgcattttgggaccgatcggtcaacaaggtggccgacaggcggccatcttggattttgatagttaaagtttgttaccgctatttctcaaaaagtactgaagggatctttctcaaatttcatatacaggttcctctatgaccctagttgtgcatattgcattttgggaccgatcgatgaacaagatggccgacaggcggccatcttggattttgatagttaaagtttgttaccgctatttctcaaaaagtgctgaagggatctttctcaaatttcatatacaggttcctctacgaccctagttgtgcatattgcattttgggaccgatcgatgaacaagatggccgacaggcggccatcttggattttgatagttaaagtttgttaccgctatttctcaaaaagtactaaagggatctttctcaaatttcatatacaggttcccctaggatcctagttgtgcattttgcattttcggaccgatcggtgcacaagatggccgacaggacaccatcttggattttgatagttgaagcttgttaccgctatgtcttagaatgtactgaagggatctgtctcaaatttcatgtgctgGTTCctctaggtccctggttatgcatattgcattttggtaacGATcgattaacaagatggccgacaggacgccatcttggaatttgacaattgaagtttttccCGCTATGTCttagaatgtactgaagggatccgtctcaaattgtatgtgcaggttcttctaggggtctagttgtacatattgcattttaggacagATCAgtgaataagatggccgacaagtagccatcttggattttgataattgaagtttgttactgttaaatatctgttaaagtagtcaaaggatctttctcaaatttcatgtgtagtaatatgtagtaaaagcttgaaaagcagagaaaagatccctctttcctttatcagacaaagatcgttcttaggtgggcgccaagatccctctgggatctcttgtttattttcataaaaatcaattttcatataaaaatcttgaaattttaaattaatgGAACCTTTCACCGTAACACAAAATGTATTGATATTTGAGTAGGTAGCGTGTTAAAAGTTTAACCTAAGTGATTCTTATAAAAAAGGGGGGGGGATTGCTTAATTTTTTAGAATAAATACGTTTTTAAGAAATTTGAGGAATCTTATGACTTTAATACTTCTAGATTTTCAGTTGAAATACATCAAAAGGTGAGAAGGTATGTAAAGGAAAACTGAATGATTTTGGTTATTGACTTTTCCTTAGTGACTTCTAAAATCTTACATTGGTACAAGGTTAAAATGTGATCAATTATAACTCACCAATCTTTACATAACAGGCCTTGAGTTGGGCAttcttgatactccaggggttactttcactgacaTAATATCCACGCtttgactatctcatagtaaaactggagggagttcaggagaaaaaaacctgaccaatcacaggcttgcagCGACTTCCTTTTAGATATGAatgacgcccaacttcaaagtaaCAGTCAACCAAGATGTAgttatacaattcctttgatgtacatcaaagaataAATTTATCTGTGTTGcttgttgcctccagtttttcTATGTCATACCTACCTCATGGATGGATATGAcgtcaatgatagtaacccctggagtacagAGGATGTGAGTTTGGGTGTAAGACCTGTTAGAGTACTTAAGAATCATCAAGAGGACGGTACACAAAGAAGCATACAAGAGGATTTTCAAGAAGGAAAACTGGCCAGGTTTATCACATGTAAACTTGTAATACACATAATCAACACATTCATTCAGGAGTCTTAGGAATGAAGTACAGTGTACTCTAACCAGTCATAACGCAGACAATGTTTTCTTTCGAGTTGGTTAAAGGTAAAATAGGTGTTGGTTTAGCACAAATCACAAGTGCTTCACACTGTGGTGGCAAAGAGGTGAAGGTGTCCCGACACATATTTACCCTGTAGCTCTTCACCTCTGAGAAGCAAGTTTGAAAGCCATGTCGGCAATATGCAAGCCACTGACCATATGGCGATGGTTTTCTTTCAGGTACTCCAGTTTTCCTTGCATgtctttaaatgaccttggctattaataaaaactttaaaacaaacatttacctACCAACCAACTTGATTCACAATCTTCACAGATAGGAAGCCTTTCCCTACAGATCTTCCGTAAGATGCAagagcatcctcgatattccaggggttacgatcacttacgatctctacccccctggactatctcatagtaaaactggaggcaacagaacaggtaattcagtcgtttgatgtacatcaaaagagccatataacggtacactgtggttgactgtgtcgctttgatgttaggtgtcgctctctctgtagtcttcaaaggtgatttttgctagcctgtgatcggtcaaatattttcagctgagctgccttcaatttcactatgaaatagtccagggatgtagagatcgtaagtgatcggaacccctggagtatcgaggatgatgcaAGAGGTACAGAATACCTTTTAGAAGCAGACTAGAACGAATACTTATACCTTGCCTCCACTCTATTCCAAACGACGACTATGTGTCCATCATCACAGCAGAAGCAGACAAGACTAAGTGAACTCAGAAGCAACCGGTATATTCTAGAAGTGGAAGTGGGCACATTAAATTGCCTTCTGGTGAACCCATTCCACTACTGTCAAGTTCTGGCAAACGGGATATGAGGTTAATTGTTACTTTTCTTTTAATATTGGTTATATTAAAGGTTCATTTGACTTGATGAGACAAGCATTTgttgagaattttttttttttttattgtcggttcataggcgtctcgggTAGTGTTGAGagacagtgacaaatccttTTCACTTGTAAATCCTTGTTAAACTGAAGTAAAATTGGCAGAGGTTTCATTACAACAATGTTAAAGcaaaagaataaaaacaaagtcaatcatatatttacatcatttattttacctttaaaACATCTGAACACACTGTTGCTTACAAAATTTTGTAGCTGCAAGAATCATCTAGTCCCTATCTTGAAAACATGATCTATCATTTCAAGgattttgatttatataattgtaGTGATGCTGTTTAGAGTAACCAAAGCAAattagttatacatgtaaatgtgtaATAACATGTAAATTAAATTCAATTGGGTATACATGATATGTGATGTTGGGAACCAACTTTtgtgtgaatttttttttactccAAATATAGCAATTCAAGTAATTCACAAAAGTTTTATCTCTTTTATTCAATATCTACGTCATCTAAATTTGTATACTGATATtgcattcattttttaaatccaTAATCTTTTttaacttgttttgaaatggaaattgtgaaatttaggTGAAGCGAAAGAGAGTTGGTTTGTACTACAATCATTTTCTTTTAGCAAATTGAATCCACATCGCtttaaattgaatttattaAAAAGTTAAACAAACAGTATGGGAACATTAAATTGTTCTCATCGATGATTATGGACTTAGGTatgtgaaaaataataatagaaaacatcttaagaattttaattttcaaactgATGTCTCATCACTGAAATGTTCTCTGATGGTTCTATGTATTTGGCTGGTCTCtgtgtatttgtgtattgtatatCTATACAATCCAGTCAAACTATACCGAAATAACAAAGGTACATCTTGAAACTCTGGAGTTTAATACCATCCagacatcctcaatactccaggggttactatcactgacataatatAAACCTCTGGACTAAATAGTGAAACTGAAAGCAGCAGAAAACATGGGTAAATTTATactttgatgtaaatcaaaagaattgaataacaGTGCACTGTGGTTGATTGTGTCGCTTTGAAGTTGGATGATGCTCTCTCTGTAATCATCAAAGAAAATATCTACAGGCCTGTGGTTAGTCAGTTTTTCCCCTGAACAGCCTTTAGTTTTATTATAAGAGGccaggggtggatatataatgacagtgatagtaaccactagAGTATCAAGAATGCCATCCAGATATCTTTAATGGAAActcattaataaataaataaataatggacATCAACTCTCTCCATGTTATATTTCACTCACCCCTTACCCCTAACCcctcacacacacaaaataacaattaccGGTAAAATAGATAAGTCATTAGGTTCAAATGCAAAAAACATCTTTGATGCAGTTCAAACATTAACTGTATTCAAAGCTCTTCAGTACAGGTGTCTATCAAACAATACTTATAGAGAACCACCTATTGATCTTTACACAATTTAAACTGTCCCAATTTGTTAATATATGAACAGACAATAGTACACATTTTTAGTCCAAGCATCTCTTAATTAATCTTTACACAATAACAACTGTCCAATTTGTCAATTTATGAACTGACAATATTAACACATCTTTTAGTCATATAGGCTATATCTATTTGACAGTCTTCCAATATTAGTTCCGATATTAGTTACAAATTGCGCTCTGGTAAAAGATCCCTTGAACCTTCCATCCAACAACTTCAAATTTGACACTTCTGAGTCCAATCTTACATGAAGTCCTATTTGCCAATCCTCTGAACTTCCCAATCTTGTTGACACAGTGGGCAACGCTTGTTCTGTTTCACCCAGAGAGTCATGCAGCACAGATGAAAGGAATGGTTACACTCGCCCCATACCACTGTAAAAGGAAAATACAACTATGGATTATTATGAaacagtatacagttgttgactggggttgagggTATCCAATTGTGACCTCATttcggtccaacagcacattttaacagtcgattttaacagttctttggacaGGTCGaaggaacagttcatttattggcatttttgtccgtagagtttatatagatgctattttataggggtataacaaaattatctatatacaatcaaacagacaaatgtttctataaagaccacccaaaaGACAAgggacaaatgttttttttctccaggtactctggcttttccccaccaacaaacctggtacatccttacatgacactagctgttaataggacattaaactaataaacccaCTTATACAAAAATTGTGTTTAATATGGCCACTTGGAACCCCAAAAATGTCGATCATTGGCGACAGGGTAACTCAGTGGTAAAGCATCCGGCTAGTGGTCGGAGGTCCCGGGTTCAAATCCCAGTCTGGTCACAACATTCTCTTCTCTCCTCAGGGTTCAAATTTTAACACTCGCCAACTGGTCAAATGCGAGTTGATTTTAGAAATGGCCAGTTGAAAAATATTGTACTTGCAATTTTTAGCAAGAGGgtgcatcagttgttaccaggtattatatatagacagtcaGAGAATCAGATGTCCAAACACAGTATCATACGGACCTTGAGACACTGACTTATTTCATGTCATTTAGTCTACTTTGATTAAGACTATCAGTCCTGCTGTTTATTAAGTGAGCTTAGACAAACATGGGTGATACTTAAATCATATATGTAACTAGTTTTCATTTGCACAAAGTGCTacattctgaaaataaattgttGTTACACTGAGTGATGCTAAAATGATCCTACATTTGTTATTACCAATTAATTTGGTTGCTTTTAATTTTGCTTTCAAAGCGGAAAGCAAATTTCTGATTAGGCGAGTTGAAATTTTACCAACATGGCGAAAAATGGATAGTGGCTTAGAAAATAAAATTCTACCCCTGCTCCAGATCCTGTTacattatttttcttcttcattGTTTTTTGACGCCTCCAATATTGACGACTATGTCAAAAGATTTTGTTCGATTTCACTACTGTGTAACATTTTTTAAGTAAGATACACATGGACACAGCATTGTTTGGGTTTTGTTAAATTCCGTtgtgggattggactgggtcgatcatggcaaccaggtagctcagcggtAGTGCATTTGGCTAGTGTTTCGGAGGTGCCGGGTTCAAATacagtctggccgctacatttccTCGACTGCTGTTACAAAATTGGTGCCAAACTAAAATACCCAAGGTGATGTTATAAAGATCTTGTATGTCCTCGGGGCAAAGACTTTGAAAAAAGGAGGAAGGAGAGCAATGGGATTGGGCTGGGATGGGTTGATCATCGTTGGCTAGGTAGCTCAACGGTTGAGCATTCCACAAGTGTTTGGAAGTCCCGGGTTTGAGTCCCGGTCTGGCAGCTACATTTTTTCCTCTTCTGTTACACATCAAATAGCCGCCTAAACAATCATTGGAAAGACCATCCCAATAAATTCACACCATCATTTTAATATGTACAGGATCAAAATGTGGTTAATATGGACCAAGAGACATTTAACGGTTCAATATCCCCTAAACAATCATTGGAAAGACTCAATATCCGTCTAATCAATTATTGGAAGGACCATCCCAATTAATTCTAACCATCATTCCATTATGTACAGGATCATATGTGCTAAATATTGACCAAGAGACAATTAACGGTTCAATATCCCCTTATcgaaattatgtaaatatttttttcgtttactttttttcttatataagtAACGAAAGGACAAGTTCGATCAAGTGCATCTAAGGTACCAATATATTTTAGCTACAAGTGAGGCATAGtgtctatatattttatcaaaaaaaaaaaaaaaaaaaatatgagaagAACTATCAATATTAGGTTAACAAATTAGGATGCTAATGTATATATACGTCACACCGGAAGAAGTATCTATAAGTAGAGAAGTTATCCACTAAGGGACAACCATATCTACTACGAGCCATGACATTCAAGAGGCATCTTTACAAGCCAAGACAGGCTTCCTTTTGATGCAGTTTTCAGCCAAAGTTCAGCCaaaactttttttgttttacttacCGACGCAATCATCTTGTTTATTTTCGGACTGACATCGTAGACAAGCAtctgaaaaatgaaatacatatattgatttgaGCACCTATGGTATGGATCTAGAAAAtggaaatcatgaaaaaatgaTTTGGGCTGAAATAATGATAAAGAAATCAGCTGCTAAAATGAATCGATGATATCATGTTGTAAAATGCCAAATGGAATCCGACAAGGGAGCTAGAACAAagaaatattgtattattttttctgaatattGATAACATACCCATAACTTGTACTCGACAGATAGCACAAGTATCACACTCTACGTCCCAACTCCACATCGCTACCAGATTCCATTTCTTTAAGGTAAACATTTTGTCGGGTTTTTTGGCTGCCTCTCGATCAACTTCCATCTCGTCGGCCATGTTTCAATAATAGTGATACGCTATTGAATCTCTCGTCTTAATACATAATTGAAATTTATTAGACTTATCTACTTAATAATATATGAAGGTATCAAAATCATTGGCTTATTTATTTAATACAAGTACCAGAATTtcaacaattaaatattttttgttttgtttttagaaaataatattGAGGACATCGTGCCTCTGGTCACATGACACAACATGGAAGTAACTGTACCAGGAAGTATTTTTCAGGCACTATGCTTTTTGTGTTTTATGCTCGCTGAAGTCTGATGAGAGTTCAAACTTCAAAATGACTGACAACGGCGAAGACTATCGTGATAGTGAAGAGATCTATGCAAATGATGCTATATTAGAAATAGCTAATGTATCACAGTGTTTAAAAACTGAATCTCTTACAAGTTTATTGGAATACgacaagaaaaaaattgaaaatgaagatGACTGTAGATGGTATCATGGAAAAATATCACGTGAAGCAGCCGAGAGTCTACTAAAGGAAGGTAATTAACATAACCTATTGTAACGAATACTTGATATTAtcattcaattttgaaattgcaaaataaataaaaaaataaatataaataataatcacTGATAATGATATATCTGTGTCTATATTGTTATCTTTTGAAAGATATCTATTGCTAGCAATAATGCAATGATAATTGATGTTTCCTTCTTTCATGTAAAATATTAGTGGTTGAAGTACACTTTGCAAAATAGAAAAGTGCCATATGTAACAATGAATTAGGGTCACTATGACATACATTTAGACCTTCAATCTgtaggaaataaaaaaaatcatgcctttaaaatatataaaggcAATGTGCATTTGCATATGTACATTGCAGGAATTTGAAGGGATTTTCACTCTGAATAGTGAATACCTTATAATTACTTTACTGTAGTGCACTAGACCACAGGGGCTTGGCACAAACTGCCAACCAACGTTAAATTtactataaacatgtatacttATTATAGATTCAGTAATACATACATATTGACCATTGATTGAAATTTTGTGTTAAGTCCCTATGCACTGGGCATGAAGATTTGCgagatgaattaaaaaaaaatatcttgttgtaaatcatgcacaGAAAGGACTAAATGAAAGTCAAGATGGACAGAAactatttagaatatttttataaaaatcaagaaaatattgaacatgGCTGGGTGATTCCCACTtttcaaacaagccgaagttagctgATATTGTAACGTTGTTGCCAAGAACACTATGTGACTACCATGTCCATAGCTACGTAACATCTTTCTGAACTCTTTCGAGAATGGATCATGAACTTGCCGACCTTCTGTCGGCAACGATTGTAACTTCTATGatgaccagtttaaaatgagggcatgtttataaacattgactttcaacaactgttgtaccaaagttattgaGAAATCATTATCAATATTCTAGGATACATCTATATTGATATGTAACTACATCTAcatatcaatctgattaaaaccacCTCTTCAATACGCTTATGCTATGAAACACATTGAAGAGCTGGGTGATAATCAGATTGATCcacaaatattaacaatatcaGGGTTGAATCTATTACTTTTTACTGCTCGTTATGTAAGGTGTGACTTTAAAGTCAAGGAATGTTCGTTAAAATGGAACCAGAATGGTGTCTAtctaaatatgtaatttattttcccAATCCAAAACACTTGCAACCAATTGCCAGACTATCATCctttataaatttgtgttttttctgTACTCTCtctttctctatatatatataaatacagctGTCATATCTcttgaaaatcaattttgtttttaggTATCAAATCTCAAGTGTACATGTgcgtatatatgtatatcaaataatgacTTCAGCTGTGacagtgtgtatatatattatttaaatactaCTAGGGCCCGCTTTCataaacattccttaaattgaaattttcaataTGAAAGAATTATGGATTTTAAGTAAGGAtccttaatttaaaatttttccttaaaggtaggtttcacccaatgaaatataaagactacgaaattgaaatttatcctgtacatagatataatcttcagatcattttcaatgcatacagcgaacaatataggtggtcagttgcctagcttgaccaggaaaatactcctctaaaaatagagtgaagtcaagctttacatagaacatgacatattttttcccaaaacgaggccgcagcaacaaacggaagcatGCAgtaaaatgtcagatagaagtgacagtcttgacacggcatgtttagttaaaaaaataacaacaacaaatcgaagtgcgatggactgtttatacatatcatataatctaaaacacttcatgttacttacatgcGCTCGCTagctttgtacaccaaatatacatgtagttagtctgcggctgtttgtgcgctggcatatgtgttgaaatataactcaccacgtgcaatgccgttacacgagtccgaACAGATCAGGGCAAGTTCcacttgagatgtggcttctgtttcttctattgctacatgccatctctgaatttaatatccctatagatatcctaagGTGCTACTGAAttcattataatttcctccactttgttgccgattcagatatatatttttttatctcacacacttttgttcagccattttgtttacttttagtgcgtggcaatgcgcatgcgcgaaacttcgatAACACAATCCAtggcagcttcatttgcatactattttgtctgacggacaccgtaattaatcaaggatttccttcaattttgtattcaaga
It encodes:
- the LOC138307574 gene encoding RING-box protein 2-like, which translates into the protein MADEMEVDREAAKKPDKMFTLKKWNLVAMWSWDVECDTCAICRVQVMDACLRCQSENKQDDCVVVWGECNHSFHLCCMTLWVKQNKRCPLCQQDWEVQRIGK